A window from Corvus cornix cornix isolate S_Up_H32 chromosome 8, ASM73873v5, whole genome shotgun sequence encodes these proteins:
- the HENMT1 gene encoding small RNA 2'-O-methyltransferase isoform X1, whose amino-acid sequence MDKNFQEEFTQIIKFKPPLYKQRHQFVKDLVEKYKPKKVADLGCADCSLLRMLKFCSCIEVLAGLDICANVMKEKMHTLSPLPVDYLQPSERSLTITLHHGSVAHKDPCMLGFDLVTCIELIEHLEEPELKKFPEVVFGFMAPSIVVISTPNSEFNPLLPGVILYRHPDHKFEWNQAQFQSWALATARCYDYSVEFTGVGHPPTGMEKAGFCTQIGVFIRKYPQTGESLQSEKPTEVIYETVFKAVYPSLKDEKYLQNAVISEVIFTAQIIKHRLMSKHEEYGNDPERKSKFQPSVDCFSDYLGKLVVEKNMEPFVSGNEVYIPLATIFSFPKVNRLCGTFEKLCKLIAGKVTLSSDGSAVMVNIECEDEDD is encoded by the exons ATGGATAAGAACTTTCAAGAAGAGTTTAcacaaattattaaatttaaacCTCCTTTGTACAAACAACGGCACCAGTTCGTTAAAGATTTAGTGGAGAAATACAAACCTAAGAAG GTGGCAGATTTAGGATGTGCTGATTGCAGCCTTCTCCGGATGCTGAAATTCTGCAGTTGCATTGAAGTGTTAGCTGGGTTAGATATCTGTGCAAAtgtaatgaaagagaaaat GCATACATTGTCTCCTCTTCCTGTTGATTATTTGCAACCATCTGAAAGATCCCTAACTATTACCTTGCATCATGGTTCAGTTGCCCATAAAGATCCTTGCATGCTTGGTTTTGACTTGGTGACGTGTATTGAACT AATAGAACACCTGGAAGAACCAGAGCTGAAGAAGTTTCCTGAAGTGGTGTTTGGTTTCATGGCTCCAAGCATAGTTGTGATCAGTACTCCAAATTCTGAATTTAACCCTTTGCTTCCAGGAGTGATATTATACAGGCATCCAGACCACAAATTTGAGTGGAACCAAGCACAATTTCAAAGCTG gGCTCTAGCGACTGCTAGATGCTATGATTACTCTGTGGAGTTTACTGGTGTAGGGCACCCACCAACAGGAATGGAGAAGGCTGGGTTTTGTACCCAAATAGGTGTGTTTATTAGAAAATATCCTCAAACTGGTGAATCTCTTCAGTCTGAGAAGCCCACTGAAGTAATTTACGAAACA GTCTTCAAAGCAGTGTACCCAAGTCTCAAAGATGAGAAGTACTTGCAGAATGCAGTGATCAGTGAAGTTATTTTCACAGCTCAAATCATTAAGCACCGTTTAATGTCAAAACATGAGGAGTACGGTAACGATCCTGAGAGAAAATCCAAATTCCAACCTTCAGTGGACTGTTTTTCAGACTATCTTGGAAAACTGGTTGTTGAAAAAAACATGGAACCATTTGTCAGTGGAAATGAGGTTTACATACCCCTTGCAacaatcttttcttttcccaaagtGAATCGACTTTGTGGTACCTTTGAGAAGTTATGCAAGCTTATTGCTGGCAAGGTCACACTGAGCAGTGATGGTTCTGCTGTGATGGTCAATATTGAATGTGAAGATGAAGATGATTAG
- the HENMT1 gene encoding small RNA 2'-O-methyltransferase isoform X2, with protein MDKNFQEEFTQIIKFKPPLYKQRHQFVKDLVEKYKPKKVADLGCADCSLLRMLKFCSCIEVLAGLDICANVMKEKIIEHLEEPELKKFPEVVFGFMAPSIVVISTPNSEFNPLLPGVILYRHPDHKFEWNQAQFQSWALATARCYDYSVEFTGVGHPPTGMEKAGFCTQIGVFIRKYPQTGESLQSEKPTEVIYETVFKAVYPSLKDEKYLQNAVISEVIFTAQIIKHRLMSKHEEYGNDPERKSKFQPSVDCFSDYLGKLVVEKNMEPFVSGNEVYIPLATIFSFPKVNRLCGTFEKLCKLIAGKVTLSSDGSAVMVNIECEDEDD; from the exons ATGGATAAGAACTTTCAAGAAGAGTTTAcacaaattattaaatttaaacCTCCTTTGTACAAACAACGGCACCAGTTCGTTAAAGATTTAGTGGAGAAATACAAACCTAAGAAG GTGGCAGATTTAGGATGTGCTGATTGCAGCCTTCTCCGGATGCTGAAATTCTGCAGTTGCATTGAAGTGTTAGCTGGGTTAGATATCTGTGCAAAtgtaatgaaagagaaaat AATAGAACACCTGGAAGAACCAGAGCTGAAGAAGTTTCCTGAAGTGGTGTTTGGTTTCATGGCTCCAAGCATAGTTGTGATCAGTACTCCAAATTCTGAATTTAACCCTTTGCTTCCAGGAGTGATATTATACAGGCATCCAGACCACAAATTTGAGTGGAACCAAGCACAATTTCAAAGCTG gGCTCTAGCGACTGCTAGATGCTATGATTACTCTGTGGAGTTTACTGGTGTAGGGCACCCACCAACAGGAATGGAGAAGGCTGGGTTTTGTACCCAAATAGGTGTGTTTATTAGAAAATATCCTCAAACTGGTGAATCTCTTCAGTCTGAGAAGCCCACTGAAGTAATTTACGAAACA GTCTTCAAAGCAGTGTACCCAAGTCTCAAAGATGAGAAGTACTTGCAGAATGCAGTGATCAGTGAAGTTATTTTCACAGCTCAAATCATTAAGCACCGTTTAATGTCAAAACATGAGGAGTACGGTAACGATCCTGAGAGAAAATCCAAATTCCAACCTTCAGTGGACTGTTTTTCAGACTATCTTGGAAAACTGGTTGTTGAAAAAAACATGGAACCATTTGTCAGTGGAAATGAGGTTTACATACCCCTTGCAacaatcttttcttttcccaaagtGAATCGACTTTGTGGTACCTTTGAGAAGTTATGCAAGCTTATTGCTGGCAAGGTCACACTGAGCAGTGATGGTTCTGCTGTGATGGTCAATATTGAATGTGAAGATGAAGATGATTAG
- the FAM102B gene encoding protein FAM102B encodes MGAERGGRSGAELPWGRPPGSPWPMAFIMMKKKKFKFRVELELDELSSVPFVNGILFCKVRLLDGGSFSGESSREVVQANCVRWKKKFFFMCKISASATTGILDTCTCRVSVRKELKGGKAYAKLGFADLNLAEFAGSGNTTRRCLLEGYDTKNTRQDNSILKVLINMQLMSGDPCFKTPPSTATSIAIAGESESLHEDRKGGENLKVAHLGIADVSSKSASVPDELGACGHSRTSSYASQQSKLSGYSTCHSRSSSLSELCHRRNTSVGSTSVGSTSTGTGSILEPCEETEPKVTEADTDTSTEDAPSVKQCRHPVKQDSVESQLKRVDATRVDADDIVEKILQSQDFSLDSSAEEEGLRLFVGPGGSTSFGSHHLPNRVGSGAYEQVVIKR; translated from the exons ATGGGAGCGGAGCGGGGTGgccggagcggagcggagcTGCCGTGGGGGCGGCCCCCGGGAAGCCCCTGGCCCATGGCCTTCATCatgatgaagaagaagaagttCAAGTTCCGCGTGGAGCTGGAACTGGACGAGCTTTCCTCCGTGCCCTTCGTCAACGGCATCCTCTTCTGCAAGGTGCGGCTGCTGGACGGGGGCAGCTTCAGCGGGGAATCCTCCCG GGAGGTAGTACAGGCAAATTGTGTCCGCTGGAAGAAAAAGTTCTTCTTTATGTGCAAAATCAGTGCCAGTGCCACAACAGGGATTCTGGATACTTGCACTTGCAGGGTGTCTGTACGGAAG gaattaaaaggaggaaaggcaTATGCAAAG CTGGGATTTGCAGATCTAAATCTAGCAGAGTTTGCTGGATCGGGAAATACCACTCGTCGCTGTTTACTGGAAGGTTATGATACCAAAAATACAAGACAAGATAACTCCATTCTTAAA GTTTTGATCAACATGCAGCTGATGTCTGGAGACCCGTGCTTTAAAAC acCTCCTTCCACAGCAACATCTATAGCAATTGCTGGAGAATCAGAGTCTTTGCATGAAGACAGGAAAGGTggagaaaatttaaaagtagcGCATCTGGGTATAGCAG ATGTCTCATCAAAGAGTGCCTCAGTCCCAGATGAACTTGGTGCATGTGGACATTCCAGAACATCAAGCTATGCAAGTCAGCAATCAAAACTGTCAG GTTATAGCACATGTCATTCTAGATCATCCAGTCTGTCTGAACTCTGCCACAGGAGAAACACCTCAGTGGGGAGTACCTCAGTGGGAAGTACCTCAACAGGAACTGGAAGTATTCTAGAGCCATGTGAAGAGACTGAGCCAAAAGTAACTGAAGCTGATACTGACACATCTACTGAAGATGCACCATCGGTAAAACAATGCAG acaTCCCGTAAAGCAAGACTCTGTGGAGTCACAGCTGAAGAGGGTTGATGCTACCAGAGTTGATGCTGATGATATAGTTGAAAAAATACTCCAGAGTCAAGACTTCAGTTTAGACTCAAGTGCAGAAG AAGAAGGTTTAAGATTATTTGTGGGCCCTGGTGGAAGCACTTCTTTTGGAAGCCACCATCTACCTAACAG AGTAGGATCTGGAGCATATGAGCAGGTGGTGATAAAACGCTAA